One Kushneria konosiri genomic window, TCCAGCAGTGCCCTGCAGTCACGCTCGAAATGATCGAAATCGGCAAACAGCGTCGGCACATCGGCGTGTTCGAAGTTGTAGGTCGACTGCTCGCGCTCGTTTTGCAGGTAGACGTCACCGTAGGTCACGACCGACCCATCCGGGGCGCGGGTCCAGACCAGGTCATAGACGCTGTCGACATCCTGCAGGTACATGGCAATGCGCTCGAGCCCGTAGGTCAGCTCGCCCATGACCGGATAGCACTCGATGCCACCGGCCTGCTGGAAATAGGTGAACTGGGTCACTTCCATGCCGTTGAGCCAGATTTCCCAGCCCAGCCCCCAGGCGCCCAGCGTGGGCGATTCCCAATTGTCCTCGACAAAGCGGATGTCGTGGACGAGCGGGTCGAGCCCGAGATGGGCCAGCGAGCCCAGGTAGAGCGCCTGAAAGTTTTCCGGCGACGGCTTCATCACGACCTGGAACTGGTAGTAATGCTGCAGACGGTTGGGGTTTTCCCCGTAGCGACCATCGGTCGGACGGCGCGATGGCTGCACATAGGCGGAGTTCCAGGACTCCGGGCCGATGGCGCGCAGGAAGGTAGCCGGGTGAAAGGTACCCGCGCCGACCTCCATATCCAGCGGCTGCATGATGACGCAACCCTGCTGCGCCCAGTACTGTTGCAGGGCCAGAATCAGGCCCTGAAAGGTTTTTACGTCTGGCTTTGACGCATTCGTGGATGAAACCGTCATCGGGGAACCACCGTTGGCCCATGAATTCAATAGCCCACAAGTATACAATCAGCGCCATGCGGGTTATAGGGCTGTGTCGACTCGACAACGCCCGTGCCATGGCAGACAGGCCGGAAATGGCGTCCGCGGGACGCTACGCTTGTCACGAACCGACAGGCGCCTTCGGCGGCGCTGCCTTTCAAGTTCAAAGCAGGAGTACGTCTCATGATCGTCGTTACCGGCGGTGCCGGCTTCATTGGCGCCAATCTGGTCAAGGCACTCAATGCGCGCGGCCGCGAGGATATTGTTGTCGTTGACGACATGACCGAGGGCACGAAGTTTCGCAATCTGGCCGACTGTCAGATTCAGGACTACCTCGACAAGGATGACTTTCTCGAGCGGGTCCGACGTGATACCCGACTGCCGCGGATCGAGGCCATCTTCCACGAAGGCGCCTGCTCGGCGACCACCGAGTGGAACGGCAAGTACATGCTGGAGAACAACTTCGAATACTCGAAGGTACTGCTCGAGTACTGCCAGACGCACCAGATTCCCTTTCTCTACGCCTCGTCCGCGGCGACCTATGGTGGCAGCGAGGTCTTTATCGAGGCGCGCGAGCACGAGAAGCCGCTCAACGTCTACGGCTACTCCAAACTGCTCTTCGATCAGTACGTGCGTGCGCGATGGGATCAGCTGACCACCCAGGTGGTAGGCTTTCGCTACTTCAACGTCTATGGGCCGCGCGAGCAGCACAAGGACTCGATGGCCAGCGTGGCCTTTCATCACTACACCCAGGTGATGAACGGTGAAAACCCGAAGCTCTTCGGCGCTTATGATGGCTATGACGCCGGCATGCAGAGCCGTGACTTCATCCATGTCGATGACGTGGTGGATGTGAATCTGTGGTTTCTCGATCACCCCGACCGCTCCGGCATCTTCAACCTGGGCACCGGGCGCGCCGAGCCCTTCAAGACCATTGCCGAAACGGTGATTGAAATGACCGGGCGCGGCGAGATCGAGTTCATCGATTTCCCCGAGCACCTCAAGGGGCGCTATCAGAGCTACACCTGCGCCGATATCTCGCGTCTGCGCGAGGCGGGCTACGACCGGGAATTCCGCGGTCTGGCCCAGGGCGTCAGGGACTACATGCACGCACTCGGTGTGACGGGGAACCGCGATTCGTGAGTGATTTGTCACAACGCAGTATTCGTGGTGAGCGCATTCTGGTCGTCGGCCCCTCGTGGGTCGGCGACATGGTCATGGCCCAGAGCCTTTTCATCACATTGAAAACACACGACCCTGACTGCGTGATCGATGTCATGGGGCCGAAGTGGTCGGCGCCGATGCTTGAGCGCATGCCGCAGGTCCGTCATGCCATCGTGCTGGAAACCGGTCACGGTGAAACCGGATTGCGGACACGCTGGCGGCTGGGACGCTTGCTGAAGGGGGAGTACGACCGGGCGATTGTGCTGCCGCGCTCGCTCAAATCGGCGCTGGTGCCGTTTTTTGCCGGCATCCCTCGTCGGGTCGGCTTTACCGGCGAGCAGCGCTATGTGGTACTGACCGAGCGGCGGCGGCTCGACAAGGCGGTGCTGGATCAGACGGTCAAGCGCTTCGTATCGCTGGGACTGCCCCTCGAAGGCACCTCCGATGCGATCCCCGAGCCGCATCTGCAGGTAGATATCGAGCGACAGCAGGCGCTGCGGGAATCCCGGGGCCTGCATCAGCCGCTGATCGCAATGATGCCCGGTGCCGAATACGGCCCGGCCAAGCAGTGGCCGCTGGCCTATTTTCGCCAGGTGGCCGAGGCGATGACGGCCAGGGGATATCAGGTCATTGTGCTGGGGGGGCCGAAGGACCGGGACGCCGGCGATACGATCAGTCAGGGACTCGAAGGGGTGGTCAATCTATGCGGCCAGACCACGCTGACAGACGCCGTGGATCTGCTGGGCGCCTGTGAGCAGGCCGTGAGCAATGATTCGGGCCTGATGCATGTGGCCGCCGCCGTGGGTACGCATGTGCAGGCGATCTATGGCTCCTCCACGCCCAACTACACCCCGCCGCTGACTCAGGCTCGGGACATTCACTGGCTCAACCTCTCCTGCTCGCCGTGTTTTGAGCGCACCTGTCCGCTGGGTCATACGCGCTGTCTCAATGATCTGGCGCCGTCGCAGGTGATCGAGACCCTGACCATCGAGTGACCGGGCAAGCGTCAGCGGGTGACCGCCAGCAGTCGGGCGCCCAGCGCGATGAATACCGTACCCATGAGACGATCCAGCCACTGCGCCAGCCGCTCGCGCCGGCGCAGCCATCCGGTCAGACGTGCAGCACCCAGTACGACCCCAAGCTCGATGGGAATGGCCACGGCAATGGTCAGCATGCCCAGCAGCAACAGCTGGGCCGGCACCGGGCCGGCCTCCGGGCGCACGAACTGGGGCAGAAAGGCCATGAAGAAAAGCGCTGTCTTGGGGTTTAACAGATCCACCAGCACGCCCTGACGAAAGGCGCGCCACGGCCCGGTTGGACGCGCGACGGTTTCGGGCGGGCGAAACTGCTCGCCGGCGTGGCGCAGCGCCTGGATGCCGAGATAAAAGAGATAAAGCGCGCCCACCACCTTGACCGCGGTAAACGCCGTGGCCGAGGCCATGACGATGGCCGACAGCCCCAGCGCTGCGGCCAGCACGTGCCCCATGGCGCCGCACCACAGGCCTGCGCCGGCCGCCAGACCTTCCCGCCGGCCGCCGCTGGCGCTTTTGGCCATCAGATAGAGCATGTCCGGGCCCGGGGTCAGATTGATCATCAGTGCCGCACTCAGAAAGAGTCCCCAGTAGGTGAGGTCCATCGCCGCTTCCTCGATATTGTCCGGGTCCGGTTGAGCCGTCAGTCGTGCCGGTCGCTGTCCAGTGCCTGATCACGGGCGTGGCGCTCGAGTGCCAGCTCGATCAGGCGCGTGACCAGTGCCGGGTAGGCCATGCCGCTGGCCTGCCAGAGCTTGGGATACATGCTGATGCGGGTGAAGCCGGGCAGCGTGTTGACCTCGTTGATGATCACGCGGTTGTCCGGCGTTAAAAACACATCCACGCGGGCCAGACCCTGACAGTCCAGCGTTTCGAACGCCTTGAGCGCAATGCGGCGAATCTCCTCGCTGGCGGCGGTATTGATGTCGGCCGGGACGGCCACGGCTGCCCCGGACTCGCTGATGTATTTGGTGTCGTAGGAATAGAAACCGTCATCGCTGAGCACGACTTCACCGCAGACGCTGGCCTCGGGCGCTTCGTTGCCAAGAATGGCGCATTCGATCTCGCGCCCCTTGATGGCGGATTCCACCAGTACCTTGTGATCAAAGGAGAAGGCCAGCGCCAGCGCCCTTTCAAGCTCGGGCTGGCTGGTCACGCGGCTGACCCCCACCGAGGAGCCCTGGTTGGCCGGCTTGACGAACAGCGGCGTGCCCAGCTGATCCTTCAGGGCGTCAAAATCGGTCTCGGCCGCGCGGCGCCGGGTCAGGGTGACAAAGGGTGCCACGGCAAGGCCTGCATCGCGCAGCAGCCGCTTGGTCACGTCCTTGTCCATGCTCACTGCCGAGCCCAGCACGCCGCTGCCGACAAAGGGCAGGTTGGCCATGCGCAAAAGGCCCTGCAGCGAGCCGTCCTCACCGAGCGTGCCGTGCACGATGGGAAAGATGACATCAAGCTGCTCCAGCGCCTGCTGGCGGTCGGGCTCGATCAACTGATCGCGTTCGCGCCCGGGCATGACGGCCAGATCGCGCTGCGAGTGATGCAGCGCGATACGGGAAGGGTCATCGGCATTGTCCAGATAGCGCTCGGCATCGTTGACGTGCCACTGCCCCTTTTTGTCGATGCCGATCAGCGTGACGTCAAAGCGCTCGCGATCAAGGGCATCGACGATATTGCGGGCAGACTGCAGCGAGACCTCATGCTCGGCCGATTTGCCGCCAAAGATGACCCCAACCCTGATTTTTTTCATGACCTCTCCAGATAAGCATGCGTCTTCACTGCGCGCATGATGCCACGTTCAGGTACCGGTGTGCGCGTGTCGGCTCAGGTGTCGTTCGTGCCGAGCAGTCGCGCATAAAGCGCGCGATACTGGCTGGCCATGGCCTCGGGGGTAAAGGCTTCCAGACGCTGACAGGCGCCGCGGGTCAGGCGCGCACCGCGGGCGGGATCGTCCTTCATCGCCAGCACCGCATCATGCAGCGCACTGGCATCGTTGGGTGGAATCAATACGCCGCTTTCATTGTCGATGACGATATCGGGAATGCCATCGACATCGCTTGCGATGATCGGCACCTCGGCGTCCATGACGTCCAGAAGCGTCGAGCCCAGCCCTTCATTGCGCGACGGAAAGACAAACAGATCCATCGCGGCCAGATAATCGCCCACATTGGACTGAAAGCCTTCCCAGATGACGTTGTCGAGGCCTTCGCTTTCGCGTTTGAAGCGCTCTTCGTCCTCCCCGCTGCCCAGCAGCAGAAACACAATGTCGGGATGCGTGTCGGCCAGTCGACGAGCGGTCTCGATGATCAGGCTCTGTCCCTTGTGACGATCCACCAGCGCGCCCGCATGGCCGACGACATAACGGCCTTCAAAGCGGTTTTTCAGCGTCTCGACCACGGTCGCGTTGCGGGTGAAATGCGACAGGGCACTGGGAATACGCGTGACCGGGCACCAGCGTCGCGCCTCGAGATGGGCCTCGATCGGTGAGGAGATGGCGACGGCTGTCGCCGCGCCTTTATAGGTCCGGCGGTTGAACCACTTGTCCTTGATGGGCTGCGGAACGCGCCGGGTCAGCACATAGGGCGTGCGGCGCAGCTTCGAATGCCACCATGCCCAGTGCACCGCGCGGGCTTCATGGGCATGGACCAGATCCCCGTCGGGCACGTGCTTGTGGCCGACCCACATCTGATCGGCGGCCACCATGCCCAGACCCTTGACGCCGGACAGCGCCTGACGCAGCGGTGAATCCTGACGGCACACCAGCGTCTGGGAAATGTCATGGGCGGCCAGCTGCTCGATCAGAAGCTGGGTCTGGCGTTCGCCGCCGCGAAAATTGCGCGCCAGATTGACGTGACAGATATGCAAGGAATCACTCACCTTTAAAGGAATCGATGCGCCAAGCGTGGCGCATGAAGGGGCAGCAGGGCCAGTGATGATGCAAAAGAGAAGCTCGGGGCCGTCATGGCGGCTGCCGCCAAAGGCCTTACCAGACCCGGTTGAAGTCCTCTCGCTCGCGTACCTGGGGGTCGCGCTGAAACTCCAGGAGCTTGGCGTATTTCAGGTAGGCGTTGACACCGGCCGACAGCGAAACCGACAGGCCGTCAAGCCCCGCCAGGCAGCCACGCTGAAACAGATATTTGCGCACGAAAGCGTTGGCACCGTGGATAAACGGTGAGCAAGCGTTCACTTTCTTGCCCTTGAGATACATGATCTTGGCCGCGCGGGTGGAGAAGCGACCGCCGGCCTTGGTGAAGAGCTCGGCAAGGTTGGTAAAGGAGTAGTGCTCGAGATCGGCGTCCAGCTCACATGGGGAGGTGGCCTGCACGCTTGCGTGCTGGCGTGAGTCGGAAAAGGCCGTGCGATCGCGGTCGAACAGCCTCAAACAGTAATCGGGATACCAGCCACAGCGCTTTACCCAGCGTGAGCCGATGAAGTTACGCCGACGCAGGGCGAAGGCGTCATGCGTCGTGGTGGCAAGCTGAAGCGCCTGCAGGGCGGTCACGGCCTGATCGGTCAGACGCTCATCGGCGTCCAGCGACAGCACCCAGCGATGGGTCGCAGCCTTTGGCCCCACGTTCTTCTGCGGACCATCTCCCAGGTAGGGTTGCTCGATCACCCGGGCGCCCGTGGCCCGGGCAAGCGCGCAGGTCTCATCCACCGAACCCGAATCCACCACGATCAGCTCATCGCATACGCGCGCGAGCGAGGCGAGGCACGCCTCGATGTTCGCCGCTTCGTTGAGCGTGATCACAACGCCGGTGATCGGCGTACGTGTGGTGGAGGTGTTCATTGAGTTTCCTCGACATCATCGGGGATGGCCGTGGTATCGCGCTCGGTCGGGTCAGCACTGTCATCGATGGCCGGCCCACTGTTCTGATCACGCTGTGTCGCGGCTTCGCGCGCCTCGGGGACCGGCGTGGCCGGTTCGCCCATCAGTGCCTGGCGGTCGCTGTCCTGAGCGTGGAGTGCGGCCGTCTGATCGGTGTCCGAGGCAATATCGATGCCCACACTTGCCATCAAAAGCACCGGCATCAACAGCACCAGACTCCAGACCGGGAACGTAATGCGCCGGGCACGGGCCATGATGCGCCAGGAGAGCCACAGTTCGACCAGCGCGATCAACACCATGACGCCGCCAGTGATGGCCCACTGCAGCGTGGAAAGCTCTGGTTTTTGCTCACCCGACAGGTCTATCAGATGGCTACCGGCCGCCGTGAACAGCTGCGTATCGACCCACAGCGCGCCCAGCCCCAGAGTGCCCAGTACGGCGCATGGCCAGATCAGCATGCGCCGTTTCAAGAACAGCGACAGCAGTGCCGGCAGCAGCCACAGCGCAATGGCCAGCGTGCCAAAGCCGCCCAGCCAGGCGCAGACCAGCCACACGATCCCCAGACCTTCCTGGGGCATCTGGACCATCGGCAGATAGCGCAGCGACAGCAGCCAGGCAAATATCAGGTTGAACAGGGCAAAAAAGGCCGTGGCGCGGAGTCGAAACCGCAGGGAATCTTCACTTGAACGAGGCATGGTCTAACTCGATTGGTATCCGTGGTTGATGGGGGCCATGAGTGCTTTGGCCTGTCCGGGAGCAAACTTTTCCAGAGAACGCTCAAGACGTGCAAGATTGCCGGCCTGCCAGCGACCGGGGTCGCGCAGCCGACAGCGATCCAGATCGATCAGCCAGGGCATATCCCGGTCATCGATGAGAATATTGCGGGCGTTGAGATCGACATGGTCAAGCCCTTCGTTGTGAAAACGACGGATCATGCGTCCACATTCGGTCAAAAGCGCTTTCTGTTGGGTGGCGGCGTCCGGTGCTTGTATCAGCGAGGCCAGCGGCCGCGCGCCATCGATACACCGGGTGATGAGCGCGGCCTGATAGACCAGACCGACGCGCCAGGCGCAGGCGCCAATCGGCCGGGGCACCGGCAGTCCGCGCTCAAAAAGGGTGGCCAGCAGACGGCATTCCTGAAAGGCGCGGTTGCGCTCAGGGCCTGTCCAGACATAATGCTCGGCGCTGATACGTGCCACCAGACCGCCGCGGCGGTAGTGACGCAGCACCCATGCCTGATCACCGGCACGCACGAACAGGCTTTCTCCGCGTCCGGGGGCCTGACCGGTGACGGCCCCGCGCGAACGCCACCAGCTACCGGTGAAGTGTTCGGGCGCCAGCGCCGACTGGCCGGTTTGTGGGGCCGTTTGGGCATCATATAGAATGTGCGCATTCGCTTTTCGGGAAGTCATCATCCGCATGAAGCATCCTTTGCCCGCGCAACCCGCGCATATCTGTGTATTGCGGTTATCCGCACTTGGCGATGTCTGCAATCTTGTACCGACCGTTCGGGCGTTGCAGCGCCAGTGGCCCACTGCCCGAATCACCTGGATCATCGGTCGGGCGGAGCACAGTTTACTGGCCGGCCTCCCCGGGGTCGAGTTCGTGGTGTATGACAAGTCCACCGGGCTTGCCGGCATGCGCAGAATCTGGCGCGAGCTGCGTGATACGCCCTTTGATGTGCTGCTGCACATGCAGCAGTCCATACGCGCCAGCGTTCTTTCGCTGGGGCTCAAGGCGCGTGTGCGTCTGGGCTATGACCGCGCCCGTGCCAAGGACTGGCAGACCTGGTTTACCAACCGCCAGCTCACGCCTCATTCGAAGGCGCACGTGCTTGAATCGTTCATGGACTTCGCCCGCGAAATGGGTGTTGAGGATGACCGGCTCGAGTGGAGTATCCCGCTGCCGGACGCCGCTCGAGAGGAGGCCCGACAGATTCTGGCAGGGCGACCGGCACTGGTGATCAGCCCGTGTGCCAGCCCTCGGCTTCGCAACTTTCGCAACTGGTCGGCGGAAGGTTATGCCGCCGTGATCGAACACGCCTGGCACCGGCACGGCCTGACCACCTTTCTGACCGGTGGCACCAGCACCCAGGAGCTCGAAATGTGCGAGCGCATTGCCGCCGGCGTCAGCGAGGCCTCTCCGGTCAATCTGCTTGGGCGAACCTCGCTCAAGGGGCTTCTGGCGCTGATCGATGAGGCACGCATGGTGATTGCGCCCGACTCCGGGCCGGTGCACATGGCCAATGCCATGAACACCCCGGTGCTGGGGCTTTTTGCCACCACCAATCCCGAGCGCGCCGCCCCCTGGTGCTGGCGCGAACACGTCGTCAACCGCTATCCCGATGCCGTGGCCACCCATCTGCACAAGTCGCCGGACGAGATCGTCTGGGGCACCCGCGTACGCCATGAGGATGCGATGTCACTGATTACCTTTGAGGATGTCATCAACCGGCTCGACGAGCTGCTGGCATTGACCGCTGATCACGACAAGGCCTTCGGGAGCGTGCGCCATGATGTTTGATCCCGCAAGGCTCGCCGATGCCCGCGTCACCGTGGTGGGTGATGTCATGCTCGACCGCTACTGGCACGGCCCCACTTCACGCATCTCGCCCGAGGCGCCGGTACCGGTAGTACGCGTCGATGACAGCGAGGACCGCCCGGGCGGGGCGGCCAACGTGGCCCTCAACATCGCCGCGCTGAACGCGCAGGTGACACTTTCCGGACTGATCGGGCGTGACGACAACGCCGCCATTCTGGATGACCTGCTGGCCCGGGCCGGGATCGACACCCGATTTCAGCGCAGCGCCGAGATCCCCACCATCACCAAGCTGCGCGTCATGAGTCGCAACCAGCAGCTGATCCGGCTGGATTTCGAGTCCTCGCTGGAGGCCGTCGATACCGATGCCATGATGGATCAGGTCAGCGAGGCGCTGGCAGAGACCGACCTGATGATTTTGTCCGATTACGGCAAGGGGACGCTGGCGCAGGTTCAGAGGCTGATCGAGGCCGGCAGACAGGCCGGCAAACGGGTGTTGATCGACCCCAAGGGCAGCGATTTTCATCGCTATCGCGGGGCGAGCATCATTACCCCCAACCTGAGCGAGTTTGAAACCGTGGTCGGGCGCTGCCACAGCGAGGAGGAGTTGACCTCGCGCGGGGAAGCGCTGCGTGCCGAGCTTGAGCTTGAAGCCCTTCTGATTACCCGCAGTGAGCGCGGCATGACGCTGATTCGCGAGGGCCATCCGCCACTGCATCTGCCAACCCGGGCCCGCGAAGTCTTTGATGTGACCGGTGCCGGTGACACGGTGATCGGCGCGCTGGGCCTGGCGCTGGCGGCCGGACAGAGTCTGCCGGATGCCATGGCACTGGCCAATCTGGCCGCCGGGCTGGTGGTCGCCAAGCCCGGGACGGCGACGGTGTCAGTCGATGAAATCGAAGCGGCCCTGAGTGCCGATCACGGCGTGGCCGCGGGCCACGGGGTGATCGATGGCGAGACACTGGCCACCGCCGTACGCGCCGCCCAGGCCAGCGGTGAACGTATCGTCATGACCAACGGCTGCTTTGATCTGCTGCACGCCGGTCACGTCAGCTATCTCGAGCAGGCACGCGCCCAGGGCGACCGGCTGATCGTGGCGGTCAATGATGATGCCTCGGTCACGCGCCTCAAGGGCGAGGGTCGTCCGATTACGCCGCTTGCGCATCGCATGGCGGTGCTGGCCGGTCTGCGGGCGGTGGACTGGGTGGTGGCCTTTGGCGAGGACACGCCGGCCGAGCTGATCGGCAGCGTGCTGCCGGACGTGCTGGTCAAGGGGGGCGATTACCGGATCGAGGAAATTGCCGGCGGAGAGGCCGTGATGGCCAACGGTGGTGAGGTGCGGGTGCTGGGCTTTGAGGAAGGACTGTCCACCACCGGCACCATCAGCGCGATCGTTTCGCGCAGCGCACGCCGCGGTGAACAGGAGTAGATCCCTCGTGGGAAGACGTCTCTATTCGGCCCTGTTGTATGCGCTGTCACCGCTGATCTGGCGCCGTCTGCGCCGTGAGTATCTGGAGGATCATCCGCGCGGGGAGCGGCTGGGGCGTATTCCGTCCTATCAGGAAGAACGCGTGTTGTGGGTGCACGCCGCCTCCGTGGGCGAGGTGATCACCGCCCGGCCGCTGATTCGCTCCCTGATCGATGACTACCCCGAGCATCGGGTGGTCGTGACCACCATGACGGCCACCGGCGCCCGTCAGGTGCAGACACTGTTTGGCGATCTGGTGACGCATCATTTCGTGGCGCTGGATTTCCCCGGTGCCACCCGGCGCTTCATACAGCGACTGGCCCCTGAAATCGCCATCATCGTTGAAACCGAGATCTGGCCCAATCTGATCTACGCCTGCGCGATGGCCGGAGTGCCGGTCACCATCGTCAACGCCCGCATTACCGAGCGCGGCTTTGCCCGCTATCAGCGCTTCTCGAAACTGATGGGCGAGGCGATTCGCCGGCTGGCCTGGGTGGGCGCCAAGTCTGCCGAGGACGCCAAGCGCTTTCGTGCCCTCGGGGTCTCGGCCCGCCGGCTCAATGTAACCGGCGCGCTCAAGTATGATCTGCACGTCGATGAGCAGGTGTTCGACCACGCCGATGCGCTGCGCGGCCGGATCGGTGAACGCCCGGTCTGGGTGGCGGGATCGACCCATGAGGGCGAAGAAGAGCAGATTCTGGCCGCGCACGAGCGTCTTCTGGCCCGCTTTCCCGAGGCACTCTTGATTCTGGTGCCGCGCCATCCGCAGCGCTTTGACGAGGTGGCCGAGCTGTGCCTCGATCGCGGCCTGTCGGTGGCCCGTCGCAGTAACGAGGAAGATATCGAGCGTGACACCCAGGTCTATCTGGGCGACACCATGGGCGAGCTGATGACGTTTTATGCAACCGGCGATATCGCCTTTGTCGGGGGGTCCCTGGTGGATATCGGTGGGCATAATCTGCTGGAGCCAGCCGCACTGGGATTGCCGATCGTCAGCGGGCCATCACTGTCGAGTCTGGGGGAGGTGGCCGACACGCTGGAGGAGGCGCATGCCCGGATAGAAGTCGAAAGTGCCGGCATGCTGGGTGAGATGCTGGTGTCACTGATGCTCGATGAGGTGCGTCGAGATACGCTGGGCCGCAACGCGCTGGCGGTGGTGGAGGCCAACCGCGGCGCACTGGGACACACTCGGGACTATCTGGGACGTCTGATTCGCGCTCGCGAGCTGCACGAGCCCTGGCCGCTGGCAGATGATCGGCCGCCGGAAGGCGGGCGCTAGTGGCGTGAGGCCTGGCGCCAGCCATGCTGCCAGGCATGGTGATTGAGATATTCGGCCAGCCGCGCGCGGGTGTCGCTCATTGGGCGGCCCGGGGCA contains:
- a CDS encoding glycosyltransferase family 9 protein; the protein is MKHPLPAQPAHICVLRLSALGDVCNLVPTVRALQRQWPTARITWIIGRAEHSLLAGLPGVEFVVYDKSTGLAGMRRIWRELRDTPFDVLLHMQQSIRASVLSLGLKARVRLGYDRARAKDWQTWFTNRQLTPHSKAHVLESFMDFAREMGVEDDRLEWSIPLPDAAREEARQILAGRPALVISPCASPRLRNFRNWSAEGYAAVIEHAWHRHGLTTFLTGGTSTQELEMCERIAAGVSEASPVNLLGRTSLKGLLALIDEARMVIAPDSGPVHMANAMNTPVLGLFATTNPERAAPWCWREHVVNRYPDAVATHLHKSPDEIVWGTRVRHEDAMSLITFEDVINRLDELLALTADHDKAFGSVRHDV
- the glyQ gene encoding glycine--tRNA ligase subunit alpha; its protein translation is MTVSSTNASKPDVKTFQGLILALQQYWAQQGCVIMQPLDMEVGAGTFHPATFLRAIGPESWNSAYVQPSRRPTDGRYGENPNRLQHYYQFQVVMKPSPENFQALYLGSLAHLGLDPLVHDIRFVEDNWESPTLGAWGLGWEIWLNGMEVTQFTYFQQAGGIECYPVMGELTYGLERIAMYLQDVDSVYDLVWTRAPDGSVVTYGDVYLQNEREQSTYNFEHADVPTLFADFDHFERDCRALLEANLPLPAYEKTLKASHTFNLLDARHAISVTERQRYILRVRTLARDVAHAYYASREAAGFPLASPEVRAEILGQKEAI
- a CDS encoding LysE family translocator, with product MDLTYWGLFLSAALMINLTPGPDMLYLMAKSASGGRREGLAAGAGLWCGAMGHVLAAALGLSAIVMASATAFTAVKVVGALYLFYLGIQALRHAGEQFRPPETVARPTGPWRAFRQGVLVDLLNPKTALFFMAFLPQFVRPEAGPVPAQLLLLGMLTIAVAIPIELGVVLGAARLTGWLRRRERLAQWLDRLMGTVFIALGARLLAVTR
- the ddlA gene encoding D-alanine--D-alanine ligase is translated as MKKIRVGVIFGGKSAEHEVSLQSARNIVDALDRERFDVTLIGIDKKGQWHVNDAERYLDNADDPSRIALHHSQRDLAVMPGRERDQLIEPDRQQALEQLDVIFPIVHGTLGEDGSLQGLLRMANLPFVGSGVLGSAVSMDKDVTKRLLRDAGLAVAPFVTLTRRRAAETDFDALKDQLGTPLFVKPANQGSSVGVSRVTSQPELERALALAFSFDHKVLVESAIKGREIECAILGNEAPEASVCGEVVLSDDGFYSYDTKYISESGAAVAVPADINTAASEEIRRIALKAFETLDCQGLARVDVFLTPDNRVIINEVNTLPGFTRISMYPKLWQASGMAYPALVTRLIELALERHARDQALDSDRHD
- a CDS encoding 3-deoxy-D-manno-octulosonic acid kinase, with the protein product MMTSRKANAHILYDAQTAPQTGQSALAPEHFTGSWWRSRGAVTGQAPGRGESLFVRAGDQAWVLRHYRRGGLVARISAEHYVWTGPERNRAFQECRLLATLFERGLPVPRPIGACAWRVGLVYQAALITRCIDGARPLASLIQAPDAATQQKALLTECGRMIRRFHNEGLDHVDLNARNILIDDRDMPWLIDLDRCRLRDPGRWQAGNLARLERSLEKFAPGQAKALMAPINHGYQSS
- a CDS encoding glycosyltransferase family 4 protein codes for the protein MSDSLHICHVNLARNFRGGERQTQLLIEQLAAHDISQTLVCRQDSPLRQALSGVKGLGMVAADQMWVGHKHVPDGDLVHAHEARAVHWAWWHSKLRRTPYVLTRRVPQPIKDKWFNRRTYKGAATAVAISSPIEAHLEARRWCPVTRIPSALSHFTRNATVVETLKNRFEGRYVVGHAGALVDRHKGQSLIIETARRLADTHPDIVFLLLGSGEDEERFKRESEGLDNVIWEGFQSNVGDYLAAMDLFVFPSRNEGLGSTLLDVMDAEVPIIASDVDGIPDIVIDNESGVLIPPNDASALHDAVLAMKDDPARGARLTRGACQRLEAFTPEAMASQYRALYARLLGTNDT
- a CDS encoding glycosyltransferase family 2 protein, translating into MNTSTTRTPITGVVITLNEAANIEACLASLARVCDELIVVDSGSVDETCALARATGARVIEQPYLGDGPQKNVGPKAATHRWVLSLDADERLTDQAVTALQALQLATTTHDAFALRRRNFIGSRWVKRCGWYPDYCLRLFDRDRTAFSDSRQHASVQATSPCELDADLEHYSFTNLAELFTKAGGRFSTRAAKIMYLKGKKVNACSPFIHGANAFVRKYLFQRGCLAGLDGLSVSLSAGVNAYLKYAKLLEFQRDPQVREREDFNRVW
- the waaF gene encoding lipopolysaccharide heptosyltransferase II, with amino-acid sequence MSQRSIRGERILVVGPSWVGDMVMAQSLFITLKTHDPDCVIDVMGPKWSAPMLERMPQVRHAIVLETGHGETGLRTRWRLGRLLKGEYDRAIVLPRSLKSALVPFFAGIPRRVGFTGEQRYVVLTERRRLDKAVLDQTVKRFVSLGLPLEGTSDAIPEPHLQVDIERQQALRESRGLHQPLIAMMPGAEYGPAKQWPLAYFRQVAEAMTARGYQVIVLGGPKDRDAGDTISQGLEGVVNLCGQTTLTDAVDLLGACEQAVSNDSGLMHVAAAVGTHVQAIYGSSTPNYTPPLTQARDIHWLNLSCSPCFERTCPLGHTRCLNDLAPSQVIETLTIE
- the rfaD gene encoding ADP-glyceromanno-heptose 6-epimerase → MIVVTGGAGFIGANLVKALNARGREDIVVVDDMTEGTKFRNLADCQIQDYLDKDDFLERVRRDTRLPRIEAIFHEGACSATTEWNGKYMLENNFEYSKVLLEYCQTHQIPFLYASSAATYGGSEVFIEAREHEKPLNVYGYSKLLFDQYVRARWDQLTTQVVGFRYFNVYGPREQHKDSMASVAFHHYTQVMNGENPKLFGAYDGYDAGMQSRDFIHVDDVVDVNLWFLDHPDRSGIFNLGTGRAEPFKTIAETVIEMTGRGEIEFIDFPEHLKGRYQSYTCADISRLREAGYDREFRGLAQGVRDYMHALGVTGNRDS
- a CDS encoding DUF3413 domain-containing protein; its protein translation is MPRSSEDSLRFRLRATAFFALFNLIFAWLLSLRYLPMVQMPQEGLGIVWLVCAWLGGFGTLAIALWLLPALLSLFLKRRMLIWPCAVLGTLGLGALWVDTQLFTAAGSHLIDLSGEQKPELSTLQWAITGGVMVLIALVELWLSWRIMARARRITFPVWSLVLLMPVLLMASVGIDIASDTDQTAALHAQDSDRQALMGEPATPVPEAREAATQRDQNSGPAIDDSADPTERDTTAIPDDVEETQ